One part of the Borreliella afzelii genome encodes these proteins:
- a CDS encoding exodeoxyribonuclease V subunit gamma has protein sequence MNIYKTNKINKIYNKIKKLTQNDNIFKKETLIIVKNDLLKEEIKKTIARLNGISYNLNIKKNAVKSIYEISLKNPNIKKYIEKNTFSFYLETEKFILYNILKAEKLKYIKDFKSTKNRYFFASKIIDLFHHYYSKFSKLIETWKDNRFLCQEENLKPYENMQKELFNKLFEKQKNILNLHEKIIQEKPTKNIEIEIKKIIFIGNNKEIEKKILNSLEKIFDFEVHVLIFEDLLNYKSTLVEELLLTKTKINPIKYQALEKVDIELFEGTNFLTSIKNSIIAKTPISKLDDSFKIIEAKNQKREVEILVNQIVHSIQKNNLKLSEIAITCLQETFNEYLPYIEECLNKYEIEYSTLCHNNLSKGESIIALKRLMDLFISKNETISNFSKKEVFTLLSNNKVMKKFNISTSELNYLIEFSDAMNINFGANNTHKESLKYDQNFLNSWEDGFNRFLMSEIFDEKYEEEIQKESIRFQDQESIIKLITIVKSLYEDINYFKNKSYKVYEWAEIIEIFIQKYIDLEEFNTTDEYLRNKIKSFKNFPKDLNDNLYKNYLKEINEIKIEFSLFKIMFEESLEKEKYGIMYKKNGILIADYKEMEYLQKKEIHFLGFQKFNSKINYDNMNLLNEYYEYENTEKEAIAILFNLIFATTEKFYLYYSFQDNLSPEINTSKTINKILDHIQKYEKNFQIEKHPNENHDLVYFKDVKENYLINYDLEAFNIAKILQNSKPIKFKQNKIQLESPIKLNLYELKNALSNPYKHFYEKTLNVKIQDIRLENEIKEKQEEQIFNTIEIIYRLIKNSTLLHEYIMGKKNDTNEAIEIIKNHIRYEIQQGSIPFNIDQKTTVNDIFKKINKLKHNAAKSLKNLPIMVKTKIKFCQTIKLNFQKKIIEFELKKDIENVYKIENDYFYLNFVKKDYCSIPDKIKNEIDLYITGLLIKKEIQNFNSLTEIRIDLESLSAKTTIWYHHKEIIIDDIKNILMQFAYISSYPTPIYQSLIIKILSKINQNNFSNCFENFIKMQIKNPPKAYFTSKAHERFLKSSEITLCDYYNRFKDTHDFKLDKNLLTLIEKFYIKFARTKN, from the coding sequence GTGAATATATATAAAACTAACAAAATAAATAAAATTTATAATAAAATTAAGAAATTAACTCAAAACGATAATATCTTTAAAAAAGAAACACTCATTATAGTAAAAAACGATCTCTTAAAAGAAGAAATTAAAAAAACTATAGCAAGACTAAATGGAATTTCTTATAATCTAAATATTAAAAAAAATGCTGTAAAAAGTATATATGAAATTTCTTTAAAAAATCCTAACATAAAAAAATACATAGAAAAGAACACTTTTTCATTTTACTTGGAAACAGAAAAATTCATTTTATATAACATATTGAAAGCTGAAAAGCTAAAATACATAAAAGATTTTAAATCAACAAAGAATAGGTACTTTTTTGCATCAAAAATAATAGATTTATTCCACCATTATTACTCAAAATTTTCAAAATTAATTGAAACTTGGAAAGACAATAGATTCTTATGCCAAGAAGAAAATTTAAAGCCTTACGAGAATATGCAAAAAGAACTATTTAACAAACTCTTTGAAAAGCAAAAAAATATTTTAAACTTACATGAAAAAATAATTCAGGAAAAACCAACAAAAAATATAGAAATTGAAATTAAAAAAATAATATTTATTGGCAATAATAAAGAGATTGAGAAAAAAATTCTTAATTCTTTAGAAAAAATTTTTGATTTTGAAGTGCATGTGTTGATTTTTGAAGATTTGCTCAACTATAAATCTACTCTTGTTGAAGAATTATTGTTAACAAAAACAAAAATCAATCCAATAAAATACCAGGCTTTAGAAAAAGTAGATATTGAATTATTTGAAGGTACAAATTTTTTAACAAGCATTAAAAATAGCATTATAGCAAAAACTCCGATTTCAAAATTAGACGATAGCTTTAAAATAATAGAAGCTAAAAATCAAAAACGTGAAGTAGAAATTTTAGTAAATCAAATAGTACACTCAATACAAAAAAATAACCTGAAATTAAGCGAAATAGCAATAACTTGTTTGCAAGAAACATTTAATGAATATTTACCATATATAGAAGAGTGTCTAAATAAATATGAAATTGAATATAGCACTCTATGCCATAACAATTTGTCAAAAGGAGAAAGTATAATAGCCTTAAAAAGGCTAATGGATCTTTTTATATCAAAAAACGAAACAATTAGTAATTTCAGCAAAAAAGAAGTATTTACCCTGTTAAGTAACAACAAAGTAATGAAAAAATTTAATATATCAACATCTGAATTAAACTATTTAATAGAATTTAGCGATGCAATGAACATTAACTTTGGTGCAAACAACACCCACAAAGAAAGTCTAAAGTATGATCAAAACTTTTTAAACTCATGGGAAGACGGATTTAACCGATTTTTAATGTCTGAAATATTTGATGAAAAATACGAAGAGGAAATTCAAAAAGAAAGCATAAGATTTCAAGATCAAGAATCAATAATTAAACTTATAACAATAGTAAAAAGTTTGTATGAAGATATAAACTATTTTAAAAATAAATCATATAAAGTATATGAATGGGCAGAAATAATAGAAATTTTTATTCAAAAATACATTGATCTTGAAGAATTTAATACAACTGATGAATATTTACGAAATAAAATAAAATCCTTTAAAAATTTTCCCAAAGATTTAAATGACAATCTTTACAAAAACTATTTAAAAGAAATTAATGAAATAAAAATTGAATTTTCTCTTTTTAAGATTATGTTTGAAGAAAGTCTTGAAAAAGAAAAATACGGAATAATGTATAAAAAAAATGGAATATTGATTGCCGATTACAAAGAAATGGAATATCTTCAAAAAAAAGAAATTCATTTTTTGGGATTTCAAAAATTCAACTCTAAGATAAATTATGATAATATGAATTTGTTAAATGAATACTATGAATATGAGAACACCGAAAAAGAAGCAATCGCAATTCTTTTTAATTTAATTTTTGCAACAACAGAAAAATTTTATCTTTACTATTCATTTCAAGACAATCTAAGCCCAGAAATTAATACATCAAAAACAATAAACAAAATACTTGATCACATACAAAAGTATGAAAAAAATTTTCAAATAGAAAAGCATCCAAATGAAAATCATGACCTAGTTTATTTTAAAGATGTAAAAGAGAATTATTTAATAAATTATGATTTAGAAGCTTTTAATATCGCAAAAATACTACAAAATTCTAAACCAATTAAGTTTAAGCAAAATAAAATTCAACTAGAAAGCCCAATTAAGCTGAATTTATACGAATTAAAAAACGCCCTTTCCAATCCTTATAAACATTTTTATGAAAAAACTTTAAACGTTAAAATACAAGACATAAGATTAGAAAATGAAATCAAAGAAAAACAAGAAGAACAAATTTTCAACACTATTGAGATTATTTACAGACTTATAAAAAATTCAACACTATTACATGAATACATAATGGGGAAAAAAAATGATACAAATGAAGCAATAGAAATTATTAAAAACCATATTAGATATGAAATACAACAAGGAAGCATTCCTTTCAACATAGATCAAAAAACAACCGTGAATGATATTTTTAAAAAGATAAATAAATTAAAACATAACGCTGCTAAAAGCTTAAAAAATCTTCCAATAATGGTAAAAACCAAAATTAAATTTTGTCAAACAATAAAACTAAATTTTCAAAAAAAAATTATAGAATTTGAATTAAAAAAAGATATTGAGAATGTATATAAAATCGAAAACGATTACTTTTATTTAAATTTTGTAAAAAAAGACTATTGTAGCATTCCAGATAAAATAAAAAATGAAATAGATTTATATATAACAGGACTACTAATAAAAAAAGAAATACAAAATTTCAATTCATTAACAGAAATAAGAATTGATCTTGAAAGCTTATCTGCAAAAACAACTATTTGGTATCACCATAAAGAAATAATAATTGATGACATTAAAAATATACTTATGCAATTTGCATACATATCAAGCTATCCAACTCCAATTTACCAAAGCTTGATAATTAAAATTTTATCAAAAATAAATCAAAATAATTTTTCAAATTGTTTTGAGAATTTCATAAAAATGCAAATAAAAAATCCTCCCAAAGCTTATTTCACAAGCAAAGCACACGAGAGATTTTTAAAAAGTAGCGAAATAACGCTTTGTGACTATTACAACAGATTTAAAGACACTCATGATTTCAAGCTAGACAAAAATTTACTAACATTAATAGAAAAATTTTATATTAAATTTGCAAGGACAAAAAATTAA
- the pfkB gene encoding 1-phosphofructokinase — protein sequence MIYTLTLNPSVDYKIILKEFQEESLNYALNNNFFAGGKGINVSTVLKNLGKSSTALGFLGGFTGDYIRSSLDSKNIKNDFIKIKYDTRLNIKMIANGRETEINANSPDISENEFELLKDRLKSLTNNSILVMSGSVPASLGEDAYNEISNSISNDVKLIIDTSGKPLKKILRLNPFLIKPNIYELEDLVNAKFNSTKELIKIGKNLVESGVQNMIISMGSDGAMFIGSQNVAFRAFVPKINSISTIGAGDSVIAGFVYAFDNGNTLKDSFKFGVAAGTATALKGNLCDFQDVKKMLCEIRVEDICNI from the coding sequence TTGATATATACTCTAACACTTAATCCTTCTGTGGATTATAAAATAATTTTAAAAGAATTTCAGGAAGAAAGTCTTAATTATGCTTTGAATAACAATTTCTTTGCTGGTGGTAAGGGAATAAATGTAAGTACTGTTCTTAAAAATTTAGGAAAGTCCAGTACGGCTCTTGGATTTTTGGGGGGGTTTACGGGCGATTATATAAGATCTTCTCTTGATTCTAAGAATATAAAAAACGATTTTATTAAAATAAAATATGATACAAGATTAAATATTAAAATGATAGCAAATGGCAGAGAAACAGAAATTAATGCCAATTCTCCAGATATTTCTGAGAATGAATTTGAACTTTTGAAAGATAGGCTTAAAAGTTTAACAAATAATAGTATATTGGTGATGTCAGGGAGTGTTCCTGCATCTCTTGGCGAGGATGCATACAACGAAATATCTAATAGCATTTCTAATGATGTTAAGCTTATTATTGATACTAGTGGAAAACCTTTAAAAAAAATTCTTAGATTAAATCCCTTTTTAATAAAGCCTAATATTTATGAACTTGAGGATCTTGTTAATGCTAAATTTAATTCTACAAAAGAATTGATTAAAATCGGGAAAAATCTTGTAGAAAGTGGGGTGCAAAATATGATAATTTCTATGGGAAGTGACGGAGCTATGTTTATTGGTAGTCAAAATGTTGCTTTTAGGGCTTTTGTTCCAAAGATTAACTCTATTAGTACCATTGGGGCAGGAGACTCTGTGATTGCAGGATTTGTGTATGCTTTTGATAATGGAAATACTTTGAAAGATTCATTCAAATTTGGTGTTGCAGCTGGTACAGCTACGGCATTAAAAGGTAATCTTTGTGATTTTCAAGATGTTAAAAAGATGCTTTGTGAGATTAGGGTTGAGGACATTTGTAATATTTGA
- a CDS encoding nicotinate phosphoribosyltransferase, whose product MKNLSLFTDFYEISMMNAYFTKGINPKAKFEVFFRKTPFKNGYIVLAGIHSLINELKNIRFNENELKYLKSLNILDKQFLNFLREFKLNIKISSIEEGRLVFPYTPVVVIEGHLIELLLIEGLVLNIINFESLIATKTARIKESGAKILAELGLRRAQGINGALSASKAAYIGGADFTSNMLAGYKYNIPITGTMAHSWVMSFENEEQAFREYAKTYPNKVSLLIDTYDTLNSGLKNAIKIFKEFKQEEKNNFSIRIDSGDLEYLSKAIRKELNQNGLSHVKIIASNELDENIIMYLNSINAPIDIWGVGTNLVTAKGDPNLSGVYKMISIEKNGKFIPKIKISNNAEKSTLPAQKEVARIYLKGQMIFDFIFLKEEKDKIKDHLNSRKEFTIFHPIQDNVSKIIKQYDDFEFLINTVLENGTLHKGYESSLNKIRNKAKLDLSKLEHTYRRIINPHIYKVSISKNLRKLRNKLTKDNKSN is encoded by the coding sequence ATGAAAAATCTATCACTATTTACAGATTTTTATGAAATTTCAATGATGAATGCTTATTTTACAAAAGGCATTAATCCTAAAGCAAAATTTGAAGTTTTTTTTAGAAAAACACCGTTTAAAAATGGCTATATTGTTCTAGCTGGGATACATTCATTAATTAATGAATTAAAAAATATTCGTTTTAATGAAAATGAACTTAAATATTTAAAAAGCTTGAATATATTGGATAAACAATTTTTAAACTTTCTCAGAGAATTTAAACTAAACATAAAAATAAGCTCAATAGAAGAAGGTCGCCTAGTTTTCCCCTACACACCAGTAGTTGTGATTGAAGGGCATTTAATAGAATTGCTATTAATAGAAGGACTAGTTTTAAATATAATAAACTTTGAAAGTTTAATAGCAACAAAAACCGCAAGAATAAAAGAATCGGGTGCAAAAATTTTAGCAGAACTTGGGTTAAGAAGAGCACAAGGAATAAATGGAGCACTCTCTGCTAGCAAAGCTGCCTACATAGGAGGAGCAGATTTTACAAGCAATATGCTTGCTGGATATAAGTACAATATACCAATCACAGGAACAATGGCTCATAGTTGGGTAATGAGTTTTGAAAACGAAGAGCAAGCATTCAGAGAATATGCAAAAACATATCCAAACAAAGTAAGTTTATTAATTGATACTTACGACACACTTAACAGTGGATTAAAAAATGCTATTAAAATATTCAAGGAATTCAAACAAGAGGAAAAAAACAATTTTTCAATAAGAATTGACAGCGGAGATCTTGAATATTTAAGTAAAGCAATAAGAAAAGAATTAAACCAAAATGGCTTAAGTCACGTAAAAATTATTGCATCTAATGAGCTTGATGAAAATATTATCATGTACTTAAATTCAATAAATGCTCCAATTGATATTTGGGGCGTTGGAACAAATTTAGTTACAGCAAAAGGAGATCCAAATCTTTCAGGAGTATATAAAATGATTTCTATAGAAAAAAATGGAAAATTTATACCAAAAATAAAAATATCAAATAACGCAGAAAAATCAACATTACCTGCACAAAAAGAAGTTGCAAGAATTTATTTAAAAGGTCAAATGATCTTTGATTTTATATTTTTAAAAGAAGAAAAAGATAAAATAAAAGATCATCTAAATTCAAGAAAAGAATTTACCATTTTTCATCCAATACAAGATAACGTTTCTAAAATCATCAAGCAATATGACGATTTTGAATTTTTGATTAACACTGTCTTAGAAAATGGAACACTTCACAAAGGCTATGAATCTAGTTTAAATAAAATTAGGAATAAAGCTAAGCTTGACTTAAGCAAGCTTGAACATACATACAGAAGAATAATTAATCCTCACATATATAAAGTGAGCATCAGTAAAAACTTAAGAAAATTAAGAAACAAGCTCACAAAAGATAATAAAAGCAATTAA
- the recB gene encoding exodeoxyribonuclease V subunit beta, protein MDKILEKIQNNSKILIEASAGTGKTYILENLVINLMKTKLYSINEILVLTFTKKATEEMHARILKAIENAYFNSKTNEILKKAYEQSKKLFISTINKFSLHALNNFQIETENYSKYKPKEKFSKEIDEIVYDFLRKSDSLIQALDIKDYELKVFKSDAKKTEEIVLKIKKAYERDTTQELGDWLKTQTPFENILLKKEELIKDYNKIIENLDEMTADEILNFYNKHIQTGKLEIEYSKENDIFKIAETLLKNKFFSTLIEKEIKKNTKLSPKELKIKNDLIHLGINIKHEKYKSEDNRNKNRNNLKQYVILKVEYKILKYIEKKLEKIIKSTNTIDQNYIISNLKNYLKSEDKKLLNAIKNRYKIILIDEAQDLSLTQIEIFKILKTAGIKLIFIADPKQIIYSFRKADISFYNKEIKNKINSDARIVLKTNHRSSKKLINPFNRIFDNIYNNTIVHDIEKIEFTNSLPNQKNDNNNIFINGQEIEGINIITTNTENEEDIYQKTALTIKYLLTYGTITENNKIRNIKMQDIKVLCRGKNEINLIDKALKKELIQTNKTQEKFLKTKEFSEIFYILKCLDRKQNFKALNYILNSKILNVPWNLQRILIKQDKIHLIEEFIENITALLEKNEITLINAINKITLEKNLWIKIANSTNDQKIIKWAENKINYKGLLIKEGKLENLKTYETVLEIISKIYHKEQNIQSLISTLESLIINEEPEEIEERINNINNDNESIELMTIHKSKGLSINIVFLINTSPIENSNIFSKKNCFYKFYQNGKIEYDFFKLEENKKYARLKILSEEKNIFYVGATRAKFALFITKTNSITSKLLEIAKIFTIDGIKHDFNIYEFISQKKFNKKKNNTNTNTKLIPPKPIIKNMFKKEYTSSFSSLTAQAHHTTFYENYDFKNTNYEKETDLDDYDPTLEETLPKGKDSGNILHAAMEEIIFSTAKDTFDNFKKNNIKIIEKQIQKINSNLNTIEIQNSLTKMIYNILTYNIRAINARLCDIEELQKEMEFLIKINPKFQKQKNLFNKHFEDLHIKLSDGYLKGIVDLIFKANNKIYILDYKTNYLGKDKDDYNITNLENIIKKEYYDLQYKIYALGIKKILFKTKREYDQKFGGIIYLFTRAFKDNIDCLQSKFENGIYFDLPKFNDVNLDEIILELSIKRHL, encoded by the coding sequence ATGGACAAAATCCTAGAAAAAATTCAAAATAACTCAAAGATATTAATAGAAGCATCGGCAGGCACTGGCAAAACTTATATACTTGAAAATTTAGTTATCAATTTAATGAAAACCAAACTTTACTCTATAAATGAAATCTTGGTATTAACTTTTACAAAAAAAGCCACAGAAGAAATGCATGCAAGAATACTAAAAGCAATAGAAAATGCTTATTTTAACTCAAAAACAAATGAAATTTTAAAAAAAGCTTATGAGCAATCAAAAAAACTCTTTATATCAACAATCAATAAATTTTCATTACATGCCTTAAATAATTTTCAAATTGAAACAGAAAATTATTCCAAATATAAACCTAAAGAAAAATTTTCAAAAGAAATAGATGAGATAGTTTATGACTTTTTAAGAAAATCAGACAGCTTGATTCAAGCTCTTGATATTAAAGACTATGAACTCAAAGTATTTAAATCTGATGCTAAAAAAACAGAAGAAATTGTTTTAAAAATAAAAAAAGCTTACGAAAGAGACACAACTCAAGAACTTGGAGACTGGCTTAAAACCCAAACACCATTTGAAAACATTCTTCTTAAAAAGGAAGAATTGATCAAAGATTACAACAAAATAATAGAAAACTTAGATGAAATGACAGCAGATGAAATATTAAATTTTTATAATAAACATATTCAAACTGGCAAACTTGAAATAGAATATTCTAAAGAAAACGACATATTCAAAATAGCAGAAACATTATTAAAAAATAAATTTTTTTCAACCCTAATAGAAAAAGAAATTAAAAAAAATACCAAATTATCACCTAAAGAACTTAAGATTAAAAATGATTTAATCCATTTAGGAATTAATATTAAACATGAAAAATACAAATCAGAAGACAATAGAAATAAAAATAGAAATAATTTAAAGCAATATGTTATTTTAAAAGTTGAATACAAAATACTAAAGTACATAGAAAAAAAACTAGAAAAAATTATTAAATCCACAAACACAATAGACCAAAATTACATAATTTCAAATTTAAAAAATTACTTAAAATCAGAAGACAAAAAGCTTCTAAATGCAATCAAAAATCGATACAAAATTATTTTGATTGATGAGGCACAAGACTTAAGCTTAACCCAAATCGAAATATTTAAAATATTAAAAACAGCAGGAATAAAATTGATATTCATAGCTGACCCCAAACAGATAATATATTCCTTTAGAAAAGCAGACATTTCATTTTATAACAAAGAAATAAAAAATAAAATTAACTCAGATGCTAGAATTGTATTAAAAACAAATCATAGATCAAGTAAAAAGCTCATCAACCCTTTCAATAGAATTTTTGATAATATATACAATAATACAATAGTCCATGATATTGAAAAAATTGAATTTACCAATTCACTTCCAAATCAAAAAAATGACAATAACAACATTTTCATAAACGGACAAGAAATAGAAGGAATCAATATAATAACTACAAATACCGAAAACGAAGAAGACATTTACCAAAAAACAGCATTGACAATAAAATACTTGCTTACATATGGAACAATTACTGAAAACAATAAGATTAGAAATATTAAAATGCAAGACATTAAAGTACTTTGTAGAGGAAAAAATGAAATCAATTTAATAGATAAAGCATTAAAAAAAGAGCTAATCCAAACAAACAAAACTCAAGAAAAATTTTTAAAAACCAAAGAATTTAGCGAAATTTTCTATATTCTTAAGTGCTTAGACCGAAAACAAAATTTTAAAGCCTTAAATTATATTCTAAACAGTAAAATACTAAATGTACCATGGAATTTGCAAAGAATTTTAATCAAACAAGACAAAATTCACCTTATAGAAGAATTTATTGAAAATATAACAGCTTTGCTTGAAAAAAATGAAATAACATTAATAAATGCAATTAACAAAATCACACTCGAAAAAAACTTGTGGATCAAAATTGCAAATAGCACCAACGATCAAAAAATTATTAAATGGGCAGAAAATAAAATAAATTACAAAGGTCTTCTTATTAAAGAAGGCAAGCTTGAAAATTTAAAAACCTATGAAACAGTACTTGAGATCATATCTAAAATATATCATAAAGAACAAAACATACAATCTCTAATCTCTACTTTAGAAAGCCTAATAATAAACGAAGAACCTGAAGAAATAGAAGAAAGAATCAATAATATAAATAATGACAATGAATCTATAGAACTGATGACAATACACAAATCAAAAGGGCTTAGTATAAATATCGTATTCTTAATAAATACATCTCCAATAGAAAATAGCAATATTTTTTCAAAAAAAAATTGTTTTTACAAATTTTATCAAAACGGAAAAATTGAATATGATTTTTTTAAATTGGAAGAAAACAAAAAATATGCAAGACTAAAAATATTAAGTGAAGAAAAAAATATATTTTATGTGGGGGCAACAAGAGCTAAATTTGCTCTTTTTATTACAAAAACAAATAGCATAACTAGCAAATTATTAGAAATAGCAAAAATTTTTACTATTGATGGCATCAAACATGACTTTAACATATATGAATTTATTAGCCAAAAGAAATTCAATAAAAAAAAGAACAATACAAATACAAATACGAAATTAATTCCACCAAAACCAATAATTAAAAACATGTTTAAAAAAGAATATACATCTAGTTTTTCAAGCTTAACAGCACAAGCTCATCATACAACATTTTACGAAAACTATGATTTTAAAAACACCAACTATGAAAAAGAAACAGATCTTGATGATTACGACCCTACATTAGAAGAGACTCTGCCTAAAGGAAAAGATAGTGGAAACATTTTGCATGCCGCAATGGAGGAAATAATTTTTAGTACAGCAAAAGATACATTTGATAATTTTAAAAAAAATAACATTAAAATTATTGAAAAACAAATACAAAAAATTAACTCAAATCTTAATACAATAGAAATACAAAATTCATTAACTAAAATGATTTATAATATACTAACTTATAATATAAGAGCAATTAATGCTCGTCTGTGCGATATTGAAGAATTACAAAAAGAAATGGAATTTTTAATCAAAATAAATCCTAAATTTCAAAAACAAAAAAATCTTTTTAACAAGCACTTTGAAGATCTTCACATAAAACTAAGCGATGGATATTTAAAAGGAATAGTAGATCTCATATTTAAAGCTAATAATAAAATATATATCCTGGATTACAAAACAAACTATCTTGGAAAAGATAAAGATGATTATAATATAACAAATTTAGAAAATATAATAAAAAAAGAATATTATGATTTGCAATATAAAATATATGCACTTGGAATAAAAAAAATATTATTTAAAACTAAAAGAGAATATGATCAAAAATTTGGTGGAATAATATATCTTTTTACAAGAGCATTTAAAGATAATATTGACTGCTTGCAATCAAAATTTGAAAATGGCATTTATTTTGATCTTCCCAAATTTAATGATGTGAACTTAGATGAAATTATCCTAGAATTAAGTATTAAAAGGCACTTATGA
- the recD gene encoding exodeoxyribonuclease V subunit alpha: MRDFLVLREFLKDKNKKFLTPELKLYEIIELLNINKKNYYKAQTLAKSINNENIVIFLIFLFNYFDKGHLRANINLLAKDIQNTITFTKDNLEKTNKGYNKLIKMLKSLEIFGNLETIKDIVSLLKKSNILMEFNKFKITTPLILENNIYIYTQKNYREEEDLIKQIIKRLENNKSELNDTEIQNIISNLNTNNLNKDQITSVRKALKSNFFLLSGGPGTGKTTTINYILKAINKTLNNKKKRIVAIGAPTGKASLRLQASIDYSFENLEIECNTIQKLLGIKFINKKNLYDEENQLNFDVIIIDEASMVDAYTFLKLLKATPITTKLIMVGDKNQLPSVNEGNVYSSLLGIENINKDNVVDLKENFRSNKEINLLSKAIYKEDITLICKYINNNKNIQLKEIEKINLKKDLIEYANNLYGKISTFNLKLLKDSKIETILETLLENIILSSKNFGKFGTKTLNEIIKTYLKKIYGNFIGQIIMITKTDYKNKLFNGERGVIFNENSKFYALFQRKDEKYKKINLDLLTNYEFSFATTIHKSQGSEYKHIKVILENNPFLTKELMYTAITRAKDSLEIISNKETILKLSKKSCERDSKILEHLNSFKEIDK, translated from the coding sequence ATGAGAGATTTTTTAGTATTAAGAGAATTTTTAAAAGATAAAAACAAAAAATTCTTAACTCCTGAACTTAAGCTTTATGAAATAATTGAACTTTTAAATATCAATAAAAAAAATTACTATAAAGCACAAACACTTGCAAAGTCCATAAACAATGAAAACATTGTAATATTTTTAATATTTTTATTTAACTACTTTGACAAAGGCCACTTAAGAGCTAATATAAATCTATTAGCAAAAGACATTCAAAATACAATAACATTCACAAAAGATAACCTAGAAAAAACCAATAAAGGTTATAACAAATTAATAAAAATGCTAAAAAGTTTAGAAATATTTGGGAATCTAGAAACTATTAAAGATATAGTCTCGCTTTTGAAAAAAAGCAACATACTAATGGAATTTAATAAGTTTAAAATTACAACTCCCCTAATCCTGGAAAACAATATCTACATTTATACTCAAAAAAACTATAGAGAAGAAGAAGATTTAATAAAACAAATTATAAAAAGATTAGAAAACAATAAAAGTGAATTAAATGACACCGAAATACAAAATATAATATCAAATTTGAACACCAATAATTTAAATAAAGATCAAATCACATCCGTGAGAAAGGCATTAAAAAGCAACTTTTTTCTATTAAGCGGGGGCCCTGGAACAGGCAAAACTACAACTATTAACTATATCTTAAAGGCAATTAACAAAACATTAAACAATAAAAAAAAAAGAATAGTAGCAATTGGAGCACCTACAGGAAAAGCCAGCTTAAGACTACAAGCAAGTATCGATTATTCATTCGAAAATTTAGAAATAGAATGCAATACAATCCAAAAACTATTGGGAATCAAATTTATAAACAAAAAAAATCTATATGATGAAGAAAATCAACTAAATTTTGACGTAATAATAATTGACGAAGCTTCAATGGTAGACGCATATACTTTTTTAAAGCTATTAAAAGCAACACCAATAACTACTAAATTAATAATGGTAGGAGATAAAAATCAACTTCCATCGGTAAATGAAGGAAATGTATATTCAAGTCTTCTAGGAATAGAAAATATAAACAAAGATAATGTAGTAGATCTTAAAGAAAATTTCAGGAGCAACAAAGAAATAAACTTGCTCTCAAAAGCCATATACAAAGAAGATATCACCTTAATTTGCAAATACATTAATAACAATAAAAATATTCAATTAAAAGAAATAGAAAAAATAAATTTAAAAAAAGATCTAATAGAATATGCAAACAACTTATATGGAAAAATATCCACTTTTAATCTTAAATTACTAAAAGATTCAAAAATTGAAACAATACTTGAAACTTTACTTGAAAATATAATTTTAAGTTCAAAAAATTTTGGAAAATTTGGAACTAAAACACTAAATGAAATAATAAAAACTTACCTAAAAAAGATCTATGGAAACTTTATTGGGCAAATAATAATGATAACTAAAACTGACTATAAAAATAAATTATTTAATGGAGAACGGGGTGTCATTTTTAATGAAAATTCTAAATTTTATGCTTTATTCCAAAGAAAAGATGAAAAATATAAAAAAATAAATCTAGATTTACTAACAAATTATGAATTCAGCTTTGCTACAACAATACACAAAAGCCAAGGATCTGAATATAAACATATAAAAGTAATATTAGAAAATAACCCTTTTTTAACAAAAGAACTTATGTATACTGCAATAACAAGAGCTAAAGATAGCTTAGAAATAATTTCTAATAAAGAGACTATTCTTAAGCTAAGCAAAAAATCTTGCGAAAGAGATTCAAAAATACTAGAACACTTAAACTCATTTAAAGAAATTGACAAATAA